The following proteins are co-located in the Chitinispirillum alkaliphilum genome:
- a CDS encoding Adenylosuccinate lyase has translation MSPQSSHMYSNPLLERYASKEISYIFSPQFKFSTWRKLWVALAESQKELGLPVTEEQINEMRENLENIDFQTAKRFEKQTRHDVMAHIHTFSELCPKAKPIIHLGATSAFVGDNTDLIQIREGMRLLLKRLIQVVSTLRSFASDYAEQPTLGFTHFQPAQLTTVGKRACLWLYDLLMDFEAMEQFESTLPFRGVKGTTGTQASFLALFEGDHKKVKELDRMVAEKMGFRNLLPVTGQTYTRKIDSQATATLSGLAQSLHKMANDIRLLQNLKEIEEPFEKSQIGSSAMAYKRNPMRSERLTALCRFIMSSSLSPAMTAAEQWFERTLDDSANKRLSIPETFLAADASLIIAANVSDGLVVYPKVIARHIEEELPFMATENIIMAAVKKGGDRQEIHEKIRLHSMEAGKKVKLQGEKNDLLDRISSDESFGMTKEELSDLLNVTEFVGRAPQQVGEFLEQYIDPLLEKSKKYGHIDKENLNV, from the coding sequence ATGAGCCCCCAGTCATCGCACATGTATAGCAACCCGCTGCTCGAACGTTATGCAAGCAAAGAGATTTCCTACATCTTCTCACCTCAGTTTAAATTCAGCACCTGGAGAAAGTTATGGGTTGCCCTCGCAGAGAGTCAAAAAGAACTTGGCCTCCCTGTCACAGAGGAACAGATCAATGAGATGAGAGAGAATTTAGAGAATATAGATTTCCAAACAGCCAAAAGGTTTGAAAAGCAGACACGCCATGATGTTATGGCTCACATCCATACATTTTCCGAACTATGCCCCAAAGCCAAACCGATCATTCACCTTGGAGCCACCAGTGCTTTTGTAGGGGACAACACCGATCTTATTCAGATCCGGGAAGGGATGAGATTATTACTTAAGAGACTCATACAGGTTGTTTCAACCCTGCGCTCCTTTGCATCGGACTATGCTGAACAGCCCACCCTTGGCTTCACTCACTTTCAGCCCGCTCAGCTCACTACCGTAGGTAAGAGAGCCTGTTTGTGGCTCTACGATCTGCTTATGGATTTCGAAGCCATGGAGCAATTTGAATCCACTCTTCCTTTCAGAGGGGTTAAGGGTACAACCGGAACACAGGCAAGCTTTCTTGCACTCTTTGAAGGGGATCACAAAAAGGTAAAAGAGCTGGACCGAATGGTAGCGGAAAAAATGGGTTTCAGAAATCTTCTCCCTGTAACGGGTCAAACCTACACCCGAAAAATCGACTCCCAGGCTACAGCCACACTCTCCGGCCTTGCTCAGTCACTGCATAAAATGGCCAATGACATTCGTCTGTTACAAAATCTCAAAGAGATAGAAGAGCCCTTTGAGAAAAGTCAGATCGGCTCTTCAGCCATGGCCTACAAACGCAACCCGATGCGTTCTGAACGCCTCACCGCACTGTGCAGATTCATTATGTCAAGTTCACTCTCCCCCGCTATGACTGCCGCAGAGCAGTGGTTTGAAAGAACCCTGGATGACTCGGCAAACAAGCGTCTGTCAATACCGGAGACATTCCTTGCTGCTGATGCATCACTCATTATTGCGGCCAATGTCTCAGACGGTCTGGTTGTATACCCAAAAGTTATTGCCAGACACATTGAAGAGGAGCTTCCGTTCATGGCTACAGAAAATATCATTATGGCTGCGGTTAAAAAGGGTGGTGACAGACAGGAAATCCATGAGAAGATTCGCCTCCATTCAATGGAAGCCGGAAAGAAAGTGAAATTGCAGGGAGAAAAGAATGATCTTCTCGACAGAATCTCTTCAGATGAGAGTTTCGGGATGACAAAGGAGGAACTTTCAGACCTCCTGAATGTTACTGAATTCGTGGGAAGAGCACCTCAGCAGGTTGGAGAATTTCTTGAACAGTACATAGATCCGCTTCTTGAAAAATCCAAAAAATATGGT
- a CDS encoding metal dependent phosphohydrolase, whose product MNTDVEVHDRIKNIANLPTLPQVASHLMRIINDPRTSSADVAELVSQDLSLSAKILRLANSAFYGIPKSITSINNAIVILGFKVIHTMVLSLTVFDMFPEENRASSALFNRKAFWAHSLCCGLAAKMLAIKIQNRVLFDPDEAFCAGLLHDIGKVVMEQYLHEDFHTALQVAQKEKIPAWKAEQKTLGYTHTDISRLLISGWGLPNEIEMPIIKHHTPMDENQYSEIIALCHLADWICYETGLSMNPEFVTPDINAEALKKLNLSSEEIEDIKNDLPHELEKSAVYIDIASGN is encoded by the coding sequence ATGAATACTGATGTTGAAGTTCATGACAGAATTAAAAATATCGCTAATTTGCCTACTTTGCCCCAGGTAGCATCTCATCTTATGAGAATTATAAATGATCCCAGGACATCATCGGCAGATGTGGCAGAATTGGTGTCTCAGGATTTATCCCTCAGCGCCAAAATACTTCGTTTGGCAAACAGTGCATTTTATGGGATCCCAAAGTCTATAACAAGCATCAATAATGCAATCGTAATACTTGGGTTTAAAGTAATACACACCATGGTGCTTAGCCTTACAGTTTTCGATATGTTTCCGGAAGAAAACCGGGCATCATCTGCCCTGTTCAACAGAAAGGCTTTCTGGGCTCACTCGCTTTGCTGTGGGCTTGCAGCAAAAATGCTTGCAATAAAAATTCAAAACCGGGTTCTTTTTGATCCCGACGAGGCGTTCTGTGCAGGGCTTCTGCATGACATAGGAAAAGTGGTGATGGAGCAGTATCTGCATGAAGATTTTCACACCGCACTACAAGTGGCACAAAAAGAGAAAATCCCTGCCTGGAAAGCAGAACAGAAAACCCTCGGCTACACTCACACAGACATCTCCAGGCTACTCATATCCGGCTGGGGATTACCCAATGAGATAGAGATGCCCATTATAAAGCATCATACCCCCATGGATGAAAATCAATACAGTGAGATAATAGCTCTTTGCCACCTGGCTGACTGGATATGCTACGAAACCGGGCTGAGCATGAACCCCGAATTTGTTACCCCGGACATAAACGCCGAAGCACTGAAAAAGCTGAATCTTTCAAGTGAAGAAATTGAGGATATCAAAAACGATCTGCCTCATGAGCTTGAAAAATCGGCTGTATATATCGATATCGCATCAGGTAATTAA
- a CDS encoding putative Fe-S oxidoreductase, which translates to MQFYNSYRSYLKRRFGGPVLKVALNGGFSCPNRDGSKSSGGCTFCDNRSFSTAVLSSESVVNQFTSAIHRSSKRFRHYLPYLQPYSNTYGSVRQLEQMYEPLINVPGSVGLAIGTRPDCFNEEIYQYLGELSKRSYLSVELGLQSGHDSVLQKVNRGHSVDQFVYAAERLSSYGIEVVAHLILGLPGESGEMMEQTARKIGSMDSVAGVKIHQLMIIAGTEMEKSFQRGEIDLLSLEEYTEQLCRFLCSINPHQHVHRIMADSKVELGLIAPLWSTEKTGSISYIHEYMRKTGFVQGFRS; encoded by the coding sequence GTGCAGTTTTACAACTCTTACAGATCATATCTAAAGCGCCGTTTCGGAGGGCCTGTTTTGAAAGTGGCTCTCAACGGAGGGTTTTCATGTCCAAATCGTGATGGATCAAAAAGCTCTGGCGGGTGTACGTTTTGCGATAACAGATCTTTCAGCACTGCAGTCCTCTCGTCGGAATCGGTGGTCAACCAGTTTACCAGTGCAATCCACCGATCCTCTAAGCGCTTTCGGCACTACCTTCCCTATCTTCAACCCTACTCCAACACTTATGGAAGTGTAAGACAGCTTGAACAAATGTATGAGCCTCTGATAAATGTACCCGGATCAGTAGGTCTGGCTATAGGTACCCGTCCCGATTGTTTCAATGAGGAGATATATCAGTATCTTGGGGAACTTTCGAAGAGGAGCTATTTGTCTGTGGAGCTTGGGCTTCAGAGCGGTCATGACTCTGTTCTGCAAAAAGTGAACAGGGGACACAGTGTGGATCAGTTTGTATATGCCGCAGAACGTCTCAGCTCTTATGGGATAGAAGTTGTGGCTCATCTGATTCTGGGGCTCCCGGGCGAGAGTGGGGAGATGATGGAGCAGACTGCCAGGAAGATCGGATCAATGGATTCGGTTGCAGGGGTGAAAATCCATCAGTTAATGATTATTGCGGGTACAGAAATGGAGAAAAGTTTTCAAAGAGGTGAGATAGATCTGTTAAGTTTGGAGGAGTATACTGAGCAGTTGTGTCGTTTTCTCTGCAGTATCAATCCTCATCAGCATGTTCATCGCATTATGGCAGATTCCAAAGTTGAACTGGGACTTATTGCACCGCTCTGGAGTACTGAGAAAACCGGTTCAATCTCCTACATTCATGAGTATATGAGAAAAACCGGTTTTGTTCAGGGATTCAGATCTTAA